The following are encoded together in the Echeneis naucrates chromosome 9, fEcheNa1.1, whole genome shotgun sequence genome:
- the agpat9l gene encoding glycerol-3-phosphate acyltransferase 3-like isoform X2, with protein sequence MEDFSAGSLWALKVWLYLIISLIMIPAMFGFSLGISETYMTILMKILEWATVKIQKANLDVELKASASNGLIQREDGSMEKELGELRRSRPKPPVGGDFTLSDCFYFSRKGIESIVEDEVTQRFTSEELVSWNLLTRTNNDFQYISVKLTLVYGLGIFVRYCILAPLRLTLALIGLSWLVIGTSTVGLLPNSRICARGLSAAICYHNRENKPKKGGICVANHTSPIDIVILCNDSCYAMVGQIHGGLMGILQRAMVRSCPHVWFERAEMKDRHLVTKRLKDHVNDKTKLPILIFPEGTCVNNTSVMMFKKGSFEIGATIYPVAIKYDPKFGDAFWNSSKYSMVSYLLRMMTSWALVCNVWYLPAMHQQEGEDAVQFANRVKSVIAHQGGLIDLQWDGGLKRAKVKETFKEQQQKKYSSMVVGDDSSSNSD encoded by the exons ATGGAGGACTTCTCGGCCGGGTCCCTCTGGGCTCTGAAGGTTTGGCTGTACCTCATCATCAGCCTCATCATGATCCCAGCCATGTTCGGCTTCTCACTGGGCATCTCTGAGACCTATATGACCATCTTGATGAAAATCTTAGAG TGGGCCACTGTGAAGATACAGAAGGCAAATTTAGATGTTGAACTCAAAGCCTCTGCATCTAATG gTCTCATCCAGAGGGAAGATGGCTCCATGGAGAAAGAGTTAGGAGAACTTAGACGTAGTCGCCCCAAACCACCAGTGGGTGGTGATTTTACACTTAGTGACTGTTTTTACTTCAGCCGGAAGGGAATTGAGAGCATCGTAGAGGATGAG GTGACCCAGCGTTTCACCTCAGAGGAGCTGGTCTCCTGGAACTTACTCACTCGCACCAACAATGACTTCCAGTACATCAGTGTGAAGCTGACGCTGGTTTATGGCCTCGGCATCTTTGTGAGATACTGCATCCTCGCTCCCCTCAG GTTAACGCTGGCCTTAATTGGCCTGAGCTGGCTGGTCATAGGAACATCAACAGTAGGATTACTACCAAATTCAAG GATTTGTGCTCGAGGGCTCTCCGCTGCTATCTGCTATcacaacagagaaaacaaacctaaaaaagGAGGCATATGTGTCGCAAATCACACAAGTCCTATCGACATTGTGATTCTCTGCAACGATTCGTGTTATGCTATG GTGGGCCAGATCCATGGAGGCCTGATGGGGATTCTTCAGAGAGCCATGGTGAGATCCTGCCCTCATGTCTGGTTtgagagagcagagatgaaAGATCGCCACCTAGTGACCAAAAG GTTAAAGGATCATGTGAATGACAAGACAAAGCTCCCCATATTAATATTTCCTGAGG GAACCTGTGTTAACAACACATCTGTCATGATGTTTAAAAAGGGAAGTTTTGAAATTGGAGCAACAATATACCCAGTAGCCATTAAG tacGACCCAAAATTTGGAGATGCCTTCTGGAACAGCTCCAAGTACAGCATGGTCAGTTACTTGCTGAGGATGATGACCAGCTGGGCCCTCGTCTGTAATGTCTGGTACCTGCCTGCCATGCACCAGCAG GAAGGGGAAGATGCTGTCCAGTTTGCCAACAGAGTGAAGTCAGTCATTGCTCACCAGGGAGGGCTGATTGACCTGCAGTG GGACGGAGGCCTGAAGAGGGCAAAAGTGAAGGAAACATTTAAAGAGCAGCAACAGAAGAAGTacagcagcatggtggtgggagatgacagcagcagcaacagcgaCTGA
- the ykt6 gene encoding synaptobrevin homolog YKT6 codes for MKLYSLSILHKGATKANLLKAAYDLSSFSFFQRSSVQEFMTFTSALIVERSSQGSRASVKEQEYLCHVYVRNDNLSAVVIADTEYPQRVCFTLLEKVLEEFSRQVDSIDWPSGNPETINYKALDIHLSKYQNPREADAMTKVQAELDETKIILHNTMESLLERGEKLDDLVAKSEHLGNQSKAFYKTARKQNSCCEIM; via the exons ATGAAGCTCTACAGCCTCAGCATCCTCCACAAGGGAGCAACCAAAGCCAACCTCCTGAAGGCGGCCTACGACCtgtcctccttcagcttctttcagCGATCCAG TGTGCAGGAGTTCATGACCTTCACCAGTGCCTTGATTGTTGAAAGATCATCACAAGGAAGCCGTGCCTCTGTCAAAGAACAAG AATACCTATGCCATGTGTATGTGAGAAATGACAACTTGAGTGCTGTGGTGATCGCAGATACAGAGTATCCACAGAGAGTCTGTTTCACTTTGCTTGAAAAG GTATTAGAGGAGTTCTCCAGACAAGTGGACAGCATAGACTGGCCCTCTGGTAATCCTGAAACTATAAACTACAAAGCCCTAGATATTCATCTATCTAAATATCAG AACCCGAGAGAAGCAGATGCAATGACCAAAGTGCAGGCAGAGCTGGATGAGACAAAGATCATTTTG CACAACACCATGGAAAGTTTGTTGGAAAGAGGTGAAAAACTGGATGATCTTGTGGCAAAGTCAGAGCACCTGGGGAACCAGTCCAAAGCCTTCTACAAGACT GCACGGAAACAGAACTCATGCTGTGAAATCATGTGA
- the agpat9l gene encoding glycerol-3-phosphate acyltransferase 3-like isoform X1: MEDFSAGSLWALKVWLYLIISLIMIPAMFGFSLGISETYMTILMKILEWATVKIQKANLDVELKASASNGLIQREDGSMEKELGELRRSRPKPPVGGDFTLSDCFYFSRKGIESIVEDEVTQRFTSEELVSWNLLTRTNNDFQYISVKLTLVYGLGIFVRYCILAPLRLTLALIGLSWLVIGTSTVGLLPNSRIKSWLSEWVHVMCYRICARGLSAAICYHNRENKPKKGGICVANHTSPIDIVILCNDSCYAMVGQIHGGLMGILQRAMVRSCPHVWFERAEMKDRHLVTKRLKDHVNDKTKLPILIFPEGTCVNNTSVMMFKKGSFEIGATIYPVAIKYDPKFGDAFWNSSKYSMVSYLLRMMTSWALVCNVWYLPAMHQQEGEDAVQFANRVKSVIAHQGGLIDLQWDGGLKRAKVKETFKEQQQKKYSSMVVGDDSSSNSD, encoded by the exons ATGGAGGACTTCTCGGCCGGGTCCCTCTGGGCTCTGAAGGTTTGGCTGTACCTCATCATCAGCCTCATCATGATCCCAGCCATGTTCGGCTTCTCACTGGGCATCTCTGAGACCTATATGACCATCTTGATGAAAATCTTAGAG TGGGCCACTGTGAAGATACAGAAGGCAAATTTAGATGTTGAACTCAAAGCCTCTGCATCTAATG gTCTCATCCAGAGGGAAGATGGCTCCATGGAGAAAGAGTTAGGAGAACTTAGACGTAGTCGCCCCAAACCACCAGTGGGTGGTGATTTTACACTTAGTGACTGTTTTTACTTCAGCCGGAAGGGAATTGAGAGCATCGTAGAGGATGAG GTGACCCAGCGTTTCACCTCAGAGGAGCTGGTCTCCTGGAACTTACTCACTCGCACCAACAATGACTTCCAGTACATCAGTGTGAAGCTGACGCTGGTTTATGGCCTCGGCATCTTTGTGAGATACTGCATCCTCGCTCCCCTCAG GTTAACGCTGGCCTTAATTGGCCTGAGCTGGCTGGTCATAGGAACATCAACAGTAGGATTACTACCAAATTCAAG GATTAAATCTTGGCTGAGTGAATGGGTCCATGTCATGTGCTACAGGATTTGTGCTCGAGGGCTCTCCGCTGCTATCTGCTATcacaacagagaaaacaaacctaaaaaagGAGGCATATGTGTCGCAAATCACACAAGTCCTATCGACATTGTGATTCTCTGCAACGATTCGTGTTATGCTATG GTGGGCCAGATCCATGGAGGCCTGATGGGGATTCTTCAGAGAGCCATGGTGAGATCCTGCCCTCATGTCTGGTTtgagagagcagagatgaaAGATCGCCACCTAGTGACCAAAAG GTTAAAGGATCATGTGAATGACAAGACAAAGCTCCCCATATTAATATTTCCTGAGG GAACCTGTGTTAACAACACATCTGTCATGATGTTTAAAAAGGGAAGTTTTGAAATTGGAGCAACAATATACCCAGTAGCCATTAAG tacGACCCAAAATTTGGAGATGCCTTCTGGAACAGCTCCAAGTACAGCATGGTCAGTTACTTGCTGAGGATGATGACCAGCTGGGCCCTCGTCTGTAATGTCTGGTACCTGCCTGCCATGCACCAGCAG GAAGGGGAAGATGCTGTCCAGTTTGCCAACAGAGTGAAGTCAGTCATTGCTCACCAGGGAGGGCTGATTGACCTGCAGTG GGACGGAGGCCTGAAGAGGGCAAAAGTGAAGGAAACATTTAAAGAGCAGCAACAGAAGAAGTacagcagcatggtggtgggagatgacagcagcagcaacagcgaCTGA
- the myl7 gene encoding myosin regulatory light chain 2, atrial isoform, protein MFEQSQIQEFKEAFGCIDQDRDGVIKKQDLRETYAQLGKLNVKDEELDEMLNEGKGPINFTVFLTLFGEKLNGTDPEDTILAAFKLFDPNGTGFVNKEEFRRLLMNQADKFSAEEVDQAFALAPIDPTGNIDYKSLCYIITHGDEKEES, encoded by the exons ATGTTTGAGCAGTCCCAGATTCAGGAGTTTAAGGAG GCGTTTGGCTGCATTGACCAAGACAGAGATGGTGTCATCAAAAAGCAAGACTTGAGGGAGACCTACGCACAGCTTG ggAAGCTTAACGTTAAAGACGAGGAGTTGGATGAGATGCTGAATGAGGGGAAGGGGCCCATCAACTTTACCGTGTTTCTGACTCTTTTTGGGGAGAAACTCAATG GTACCGATCCTGAGGACACCATACTTGCTGCCTTTAAGCTTTTTGATCCAAATGGGACGGGCTTTGTAAATAAGGAGGA ATTTAGGCGATTACTGATGAATCAAGCCGATAAATTCTCAGCAGAGgag GTGGACCAGGCCTTTGCTCTCGCTCCTATTGACCCAACTGGTAACATTGACTACAAGTCACTCTGCTACATCATCACACACGGAGATGAGAAGGAGGAATCCTAA
- the gck gene encoding hexokinase-4, which produces MPCISSLGINQNVTMPCSYSSVVERIQMVEQILSEFRLSKEELKEVMKRMQREMDRGLRLETHEEASVKMLPTYVCSTPEGSEVGDFLALDLGGTNFRVMLVIVGEDEERSWKVLTKNEMYSIPEDAMTGTAEMLFDYIAECMSDFLDKHHMKHKKLPLGFTFSFPVRHEDIDKGILLNWTKGFKASGAEGNNVVGLLRDAIKRRGDFEMDVVAMVNDTVATMISCYYEDRSCEVGMIVGTGCNACYMEEMRTVELVEGDEGRMCVNTEWGAFGENGELEEFRLEYDRVVDEMSINPGHQLYEKLISGKYMGELVRLVLMKLVNEDLLFNGEATELLKTRGSFETRFVSQVESDTGDRKQIYNILSTFGVLPSELDCDIVRLVCESVSTRSAHMCGAGLAGVINLMRERRSQEALKITVGVDGSVYKLHPCFRDRFHQIVWDLTPHCEITFIQSEEGSGRGAALISAVACKMAASMLPQ; this is translated from the exons ATGCCGTGTATCAGCTCTCTGGGCATTAACCAGAACGTGACGATGCCTTGTAGCTACAGCTCTGTGGTTGAAAGAATTCAGATG GTCGAGCAGATCCTATCAGAGTTCAGACTAAGCAAGGAAGAGCTAAAAGAGGTCATGAAGAGGATGCAGCGTGAAATGGACAGAGGACTGCGTTTAGAGACGCACGAGGAGGCCAGTGTCAAAATGCTTCCAACTTACGTCTGCTCCACACCTGAAGGATCAG AGGTAGGGGATTTCCTGGCTCTGGACCTTGGCGGGACAAACTTCCGTGTGATGCTAGTCATCGTGGGTGAAGATGAGGAAAGGAGCTGGAAGGTGTTGACCAAGAATGAAATGTACTCCATTCCTGAAGATGCCATGACAGGGACTGCCGAAATG CTCTTTGACTACATAGCAGAGTGTATGTCAGACTTCTTGGACAAACATCATATGAAGCACAAGAAGCTTCCTCTGGGTTTTACCTTCTCCTTTCCAGTACGACATGAGGACATAGACAAG GGTATCCTGCTCAACTGGACAAAAGGCTTCAAGGCTTCTGGAGCAGAAGGGAACAATGTTGTTGGTTTACTCAGAGACGCCATCAAAAGGCGCGGg GACTTTGAGATGgatgtggttgccatggtgaatgACACAGTAGCCACCATGATTTCCTGCTATTATGAGGACCGCAGTTGTGAAGTTGGAATGATTGTTG GTACTGGCTGTAATGCGTGTTACATGGAAGAAATGAGGACTGTAGAGCTGGTAGAAGGGGACGAGGGCCGGATGTGTGTAAACACAGAGTGGGGGGCATTCGGAGAGAACGGGGAGCTGGAGGAGTTCAGACTGGAGTACGACAGAGTGGTGGATGAGATGTCGATTAACCCTGGGCATCAGCT GTATGAGAAGCTGATCAGCGGAAAGTACATGGGTGAGTTGGTCCGCCTTGTTTTGATGAAGCTGGTGAACGAAGACCTGCTGTTCAATGGTGAAGCAACAGAGCTGCTGAAGACACGTGGCAGTTTTGAGACGCGCTTCGTCTCACAGGTGGAGAG TGACACTggtgacagaaaacaaatctaCAATATCCTCTCCACATTTGGTGTTCTGCCGTCAGAGCTGGACTGTGACATTGTGCGTCTGGTCTGTGAGAGTGTTTCTACTCGCTCTGCTCACATGTGTGGTGCGGGCCTCGCCGGAGTCATCAACCTAATGCGGGAGCGACGCAGCCAGGAAGCTCTGAAGATAACTGTGGGGGTTGACGGATCTGTCTACAAGCTGCACCCATG TTTCCGTGACAGATTTCACCAAATCGTCTGGGACCTCACTCCTCACTGTGAGATCACCTTCATCCAGTCTGAGGAAGGGAGCGGTCGTGGGGCGGCCCTTATCTCAGCAGTGGCCTGTAAGATGGCTGCCAGCATGCTGCCACAATAA